A window from Drosophila subobscura isolate 14011-0131.10 chromosome O, UCBerk_Dsub_1.0, whole genome shotgun sequence encodes these proteins:
- the LOC117899615 gene encoding protein mesh isoform X2 — MRFKLFVVCALACGFMAYVLANENISTELEDEILNAVPVSKPAAAAAAAAAAAKTVPQKDAEFVEIIKEQPKKVEAPAAKPVPKPKPPATIPTTKAALGAGQGGQRMIPVLSSRGTDDILTVAGLKPQPMSGALVMPSDYLGELYDVDSSGYNWDPNNNVAPPSTPSTAAGGYTITTARLAELRNTFMYWYFDKDMYGGRADYQFDIHASMTQLHKNLNFQLPFYGFRFNYTRLSLNGYLEFSDPPEYLTYPLVFPIKDWPTKRDPSFIGIFFSKCRVGRIYPSDIDQRTPGVYFRVERDLMGRTDRFGVEVRERTMWDIRQGVVGADTFVPKHVVISTWKNVSFAGGIDNSLFTTNTFQMVLATDEVYTYIIWNYGVLNWLSHTEAGGDTTKGEGGTPAYVGFNAGNGTQAYEYKPYSQNMVIRDLANRGWANGFPGRHIFRVDEQILIGSCNKDIDAALLPLTFAPESGNMLGGQVVNITGPCFDPLIRVTCHFDTESVLGTYVDRNRVICVQPYLKAEGYIRFQISVGTQRFKWRGKYFVETPAAATEKIFFATDDVHKKNPNEIRITWNSFNLTSNANANVMISLWGYRETKIEPQLEYIDVIEASYSNTGSYVITPSNYINRNNKNRDMQFGFLQINLTQPEQYSGLALSPILWSRPIPLAWYMAPQWERQHGLRWPRALCDNWIRSDRFLRNFAADLPLCPCTLDQAVLDKGRFRPDRECDKDSNPSCLRHRGAIHCVVSGTPVAQGAEQQCCYDRYGFLMLTYDQMWGSRPRRVHNLGKMPWNEASKVPSLSMWFHDMRPFYSCCFWQEEQAVGCETYRFERRPSQDCVAYQAPGIAGVFGDPHFVTFDGSAYTFNGLGEFVLARSTDESNRFEVQGRFQQLPDNYYGKVQATQLTAVAMRGNTTTTIEVRLRPLHARWRYRLDVLADGRKVYFDRESLKFQHFDGVSVYTPTYLLNQSQVVVQFDAGIGVEVVENEGFMTGRVFLPWKFINKTAGLFGNWSFNPMDDFMLPNGQVASLNLNDLRSIHTNFGLKWMLTDREVPGVGAALFTREFGRMSSYYANATFQPNFVVDPADFLPANRTYDLERAEELCGECYQCQYDYAMTLNRDLAHFTKNYYDSIVNMQAENSKPVVSCGVLQTPRFGRKLSFDFMPGAKVSFECNEGFILVGDQRRECLSSGLWNVPEYGYTECLREVYYTRRVAFIAIGIIFLVICPLMLCIVCGVYRYRQKQLKEDPQWQMPMLPRSRASSARNLRTLNYDDDSDTDASTLKKTKKWDLDENDEDVTSSEGEKPKQTGRRSLRASGTDLDQHGGDGSPVDGPHDHEDDDDFDEADVHTGTIHPAGYHQPLSPEEADRLHQQQYSPTFSGLDSRTSAASSINYTPQSAAQNRFGGVPVLPSNTQYYSRPPSGVPVTASATPLRAAPTLPGGQQLTQDSGLPSPPLATSPTPSVQKSTEV, encoded by the exons ATGCGTTTCAAACTGTTTGTGGTTTGTGCGCTGGCATGTGGCTTCATGGCCTATGTCCTGGCCAACGAGAACATATCCACTGAGCTGGAGGATGAGATTCTGAATGCCGTGCCCGTGTCAaaacctgcagcagcagccgcagccgcagccgcagccgcgaAAACCGTGCCACAAAAGGATGCGGAATTCGTAGAGATCATAAAAGAGCAACCCAAAAAGGTGGAGGCTCCGGCAGCGAAACCAGTCCCTAAGCCGAAACCACCTGCAACTATTCCGACCACAAAGGCTGCCCTGGGAGCTGGTCAGGGAGGACAGCGGATGATACCCGTGCTGTCCAGCCGTGGCACCGACGATATCTTGACCGTGGCCGGCCTGAAGCCACAGCCCATGTCCGGGGCGTTGGTTATGCCATCCGACTATTTGGGAGAGCTGTACGATGTGGACTCCAGTGGCTACAATTGGG ATCCCAACAATAATGTTGCCCCGCCGAGCACTCCCTCGACGGCAGCCGGAGGCTATACGATCACCACGGCTCGTCTGGCGGAGCTGCGGAACACCTTCATGTACTGGTATTTCGACAAGGATATGTATGGCGGCCGTGCCGACTATCAGTTCGATATCCATGCCTCGATGACACAGCTCCACAAGAATTTGAACTTCCAGCTGCCATTCTACGGCTTCAGGTTCAATTATACCAGG CTTTCTCTCAATGGCTATTTGGAGTTCTCCGATCCACCAGAGTACCTTACATATCCTTTGGTGTTCCCTATTAAGGACTGGCCCACCAAGCGGGATCCCTCTTTCATTGGCATCTTCTTCAGCAAGTGCCGTGTGGGTCGCATCTATCCCTCGGATATTGACCAGCGCACGCCCGGCGTCTATTTCCG CGTGGAACGTGATCTAATGGGCCGCACAGACCGCTTCGGCGTGGAGGTACGTGAGCGCACCATGTGGGACATCCGACAGGGTGTTGTGGGAGCAGACACATTCGTGCCCAAGCATGTGGTGATCTCCACCTGGAAGAATGTATCCTTTGCCGGCGGCATTGACAACTCTCTTTTTACG ACAAACACCTTCCAAATGGTCTTGGCCACTGATGAGGTCTACACATATATTATCTGGAATTATGGCGTGCTCAACTGGCTTTCCCACACCGAGGCTGGCGGTGATACCACCAAGGGTGAGGGCGGCACACCTGCTTAT GTCGGTTTCAATGCTGGCAATGGCACCCAGGCCTACGAGTACAAGCCCTACAGCCAGAACATGGTAATTCGGGATTTGGCCAACCGAGGCTGGGCCAACGGCTTCCCTGGTCGTCACATATTCCGTGTGGACGAGCAGATTCTCATAGGCTCTTGCAACAAGGATATAG ATGCCGCTTTGCTGCCACTGACCTTTGCCCCCGAGTCGGGTAATATGCTGGGCGGGCAGGTGGTGAACATTACTGGACCTTGCTTTGACCCACTCATCCGTGTGACCTGCCACTTCGACACGGAGTCCGTGCTGGGCACCTACGTGGATCGCAATCGCGTGATTTGTGTCCAGCCCTACCTCAAGGCCGAGGGCTACATTCGCTTCCAGATATCGGTGGGCACCCAGCGTTTCAAGTGGCGTGGAAAGTACTTCGTGGAGACGCCGGCCGCCGCCACCGAGAAGATTTTCTTTGCCACCGATGATGTGCACAAAAAGAACCCCAACGAGATTCGCATCACCTGGAACTCCTTCAATTTGACCTCCAACGCCAATGCCAACGTGATGATCTCCCTGTGGGGCTACCGCGAGACCAAGATCGAGCCCCAGTTGGAGTACATCGATGTGATTGAGGCCAGCTACTCGAATACCGGCAGCTATGTGATCACGCCCTCAAACTACATCAATCGAAACAACAAGAACCGAGACATGCAGTTTGGCTTCCTGCAAATCAATCTCACACAGCCCGAGCAGTACTCCGGTCTAGCCCTCAGTCC CATCCTCTGGTCACGGCCCATTCCCCTCGCCTGGTACATGGCCCCGCAGTGGGAGCGCCAGCACGGTCTGCGCTGGCCCCGAGCTCTCTGCGATAATTGGATACGCAGCGACCGATTCCTCAG GAACTTTGCGGCGGATCTGCCATTGTGCCCCTGCACCCTGGACCAGGCGGTGCTCGACAAGGGACGCTTCCGGCCCGACCGTGAGTGCGACAAGGACTCGAATCCCAGCTGTTTGCGCCACCGAGGAGCCATCCACTGTGTGGTCAGTGGTACACCAGT TGCCCAAGGAGCGGAACAGCAGTGCTGCTATGATCGTTATGGCTTCCTGATGCTGACCTACGATCAGATGTGGGGCTCTCGGCCACGCCGCGTCCACAATCTGGGCAAGATGCCGTGGAACGAGGCCAGCAAAGTACCATCTCTCTCCATGTGGTTCCACGACATGCGTCCCTtctactcctgctgcttctggcaggaggagcaggctgTCGGATGCGAGACCTACCGCTTCGAGCGTCGTCCCTCGCAGGATTGTGTGGCCTATCAGGCCCCTGGCATTGCTGGCGTCTTTGGTGATCCCCACTTCGTGACCTTCGATGGCAGTGCTTACACCTTCAACGGACTGGGCGAGTTTGTGCTGGCACGCAGCACGGACGAGAGCAACCGCTTTGAGGTGCAGGGCCGcttccagcagctgccggACAACTACTACGGCAAGGTTCAGGCCACACAGCTCACAGCAGTGGCCATGAGGGGCAATACCACTACCACGATTGAGGTTCGCTTGCGTCCACTTCATGCTCGCTGGCGTTATCGCCTGGATGTCCTGGCCGATGGTCGCAAGGTGTACTTTGATCGCGAGAGCTTGAAGTTCCAGCACTTTGATGGTGTCTCCGTGTACACGCCAACCTACCTGCTCAATCAGTCCCAGGTGGTCGTGCAGTTCGATGCCGGCATTGGCGTCGAGGTGGTCGAAAACGAGGGCTTCATGACGGGTCGCGTATTCCTTCCTTGGAAGTTTATA aACAAAACTGCTGGATTGTTTGGCAATTGGAGCTTCAATCCAATGGACGATTTCATGCTGCCCAACGGACAGGTGGCCTCACTCAATCTCAACGATTTGCGCAGCATCCACACGAACTTTGGTCTCAAATGGATGCTCACAGATCGAGAGGTGCCTGGTGTGGGTGCCGCTCTATTTACCCGCGAATTCGGACGCATGTCCAGCTACTATGCCAACGCCACCTTCCAGCCCAACTTTGTCGTGGATCCCGCTGACTTCCTGCCCGCCAATCGCACCTATGACCTGGAGCGTGCCGAGGAGCTGTGCGGCGAGTGCTATCAATGCCAGTATGACTATGCCATGACGCTGAATCGAGATTTGGCGCACTTTACGAAGAACTACTACGACAGTATAGTGAATATGCAAGCGGAGAATTCCAA ACCGGTGGTATCCTGTGGTGTGCTGCAGACTCCTCGCTTTGGTCGCAAGCTCAGCTTTGATTTCATGCCTGGTGCCAAGGTTTCGTTTGAGTGTAACGAGGGCTTCATTCTGGTCGGCGATCAGCGTCGCGAGTGCCTGTCCAGCGGCCTGTGGAACGTACCCGAATATGGCTACACCGAGTGTCTAC GTGAGGTGTATTACACGCGTCGCGTCGCTTTCATTGCAATTGGCATTATCTTCCTCGTGATCTGCCCGCTGATGCTGTGCATCGTGTGCGGCGTCTACCGCTACCGCCagaagcagctgaaggaggacCCGCAATGGCAGATGCCGATGCTGCCCAGGTCGCGTGCCAGCTCTGCTCGGAATTTGCGTACGCTGAACTATGACGATGACAGCGATACCGATGCGAGCACGCTCAAGAAAA CAAAGAAATGGGATCTGGATGAGAACGACGAGGATGTGACCTCATCGGAAG GTGAGAAGCCGAAGCAGACCGGCCGCCGCTCCCTGCGCGCCTCTGGCACCGACCTGGACCAGCACGGCGGCGATGGCTCGCCCGTCGATGGACCCCACGATCacgaggacgatgatgacTTTGACGAGGCCGATGTCCACACGGGCACCATTCACCCTGCCGGCTACCACCAGCCCCTGTCGCCGGAGGAAGCCGACCgcctgcaccagcagcagtacagCCCCACCTTCAGTGGCCTCGATAGCCGCACCAGCGCCGCCAGCTCCATCAACTACACACCGCAGTCGGCGGCCCAGAACCGCTTCGGCGGCGTCCCAGTGCTACCCAGTAACACTCAGTACTACAGCCGGCCACCCTCGGGTGTGCCAgtcactgccagtgccacgccTCTGAGGGCAGCGCCAACTCTTCCGGGCGGGCAGCAGCTGACGCAAGACAGTGGCCTGCCATCCCCGCCATTGGCCACATCGCCCACGCCATCGGTGCAGAAGTCCACGGAGGTCTAA
- the LOC117899615 gene encoding protein mesh isoform X1 gives MRFKLFVVCALACGFMAYVLANENISTELEDEILNAVPVSKPAAAAAAAAAAAKTVPQKDAEFVEIIKEQPKKVEAPAAKPVPKPKPPATIPTTKAALGAGQGGQRMIPVLSSRGTDDILTVAGLKPQPMSGALVMPSDYLGELYDVDSSGYNWDPNNNVAPPSTPSTAAGGYTITTARLAELRNTFMYWYFDKDMYGGRADYQFDIHASMTQLHKNLNFQLPFYGFRFNYTRLSLNGYLEFSDPPEYLTYPLVFPIKDWPTKRDPSFIGIFFSKCRVGRIYPSDIDQRTPGVYFRVERDLMGRTDRFGVEVRERTMWDIRQGVVGADTFVPKHVVISTWKNVSFAGGIDNSLFTTNTFQMVLATDEVYTYIIWNYGVLNWLSHTEAGGDTTKGEGGTPAYVGFNAGNGTQAYEYKPYSQNMVIRDLANRGWANGFPGRHIFRVDEQILIGSCNKDIDAALLPLTFAPESGNMLGGQVVNITGPCFDPLIRVTCHFDTESVLGTYVDRNRVICVQPYLKAEGYIRFQISVGTQRFKWRGKYFVETPAAATEKIFFATDDVHKKNPNEIRITWNSFNLTSNANANVMISLWGYRETKIEPQLEYIDVIEASYSNTGSYVITPSNYINRNNKNRDMQFGFLQINLTQPEQYSGLALSPILWSRPIPLAWYMAPQWERQHGLRWPRALCDNWIRSDRFLRNFAADLPLCPCTLDQAVLDKGRFRPDRECDKDSNPSCLRHRGAIHCVVSGTPVAQGAEQQCCYDRYGFLMLTYDQMWGSRPRRVHNLGKMPWNEASKVPSLSMWFHDMRPFYSCCFWQEEQAVGCETYRFERRPSQDCVAYQAPGIAGVFGDPHFVTFDGSAYTFNGLGEFVLARSTDESNRFEVQGRFQQLPDNYYGKVQATQLTAVAMRGNTTTTIEVRLRPLHARWRYRLDVLADGRKVYFDRESLKFQHFDGVSVYTPTYLLNQSQVVVQFDAGIGVEVVENEGFMTGRVFLPWKFINKTAGLFGNWSFNPMDDFMLPNGQVASLNLNDLRSIHTNFGLKWMLTDREVPGVGAALFTREFGRMSSYYANATFQPNFVVDPADFLPANRTYDLERAEELCGECYQCQYDYAMTLNRDLAHFTKNYYDSIVNMQAENSKPVVSCGVLQTPRFGRKLSFDFMPGAKVSFECNEGFILVGDQRRECLSSGLWNVPEYGYTECLREVYYTRRVAFIAIGIIFLVICPLMLCIVCGVYRYRQKQLKEDPQWQMPMLPRSRASSARNLRTLNYDDDSDTDASTLKKSRSYDKVYRTNEPLPGKPQIDFPAKKWDLDENDEDVTSSEGEKPKQTGRRSLRASGTDLDQHGGDGSPVDGPHDHEDDDDFDEADVHTGTIHPAGYHQPLSPEEADRLHQQQYSPTFSGLDSRTSAASSINYTPQSAAQNRFGGVPVLPSNTQYYSRPPSGVPVTASATPLRAAPTLPGGQQLTQDSGLPSPPLATSPTPSVQKSTEV, from the exons ATGCGTTTCAAACTGTTTGTGGTTTGTGCGCTGGCATGTGGCTTCATGGCCTATGTCCTGGCCAACGAGAACATATCCACTGAGCTGGAGGATGAGATTCTGAATGCCGTGCCCGTGTCAaaacctgcagcagcagccgcagccgcagccgcagccgcgaAAACCGTGCCACAAAAGGATGCGGAATTCGTAGAGATCATAAAAGAGCAACCCAAAAAGGTGGAGGCTCCGGCAGCGAAACCAGTCCCTAAGCCGAAACCACCTGCAACTATTCCGACCACAAAGGCTGCCCTGGGAGCTGGTCAGGGAGGACAGCGGATGATACCCGTGCTGTCCAGCCGTGGCACCGACGATATCTTGACCGTGGCCGGCCTGAAGCCACAGCCCATGTCCGGGGCGTTGGTTATGCCATCCGACTATTTGGGAGAGCTGTACGATGTGGACTCCAGTGGCTACAATTGGG ATCCCAACAATAATGTTGCCCCGCCGAGCACTCCCTCGACGGCAGCCGGAGGCTATACGATCACCACGGCTCGTCTGGCGGAGCTGCGGAACACCTTCATGTACTGGTATTTCGACAAGGATATGTATGGCGGCCGTGCCGACTATCAGTTCGATATCCATGCCTCGATGACACAGCTCCACAAGAATTTGAACTTCCAGCTGCCATTCTACGGCTTCAGGTTCAATTATACCAGG CTTTCTCTCAATGGCTATTTGGAGTTCTCCGATCCACCAGAGTACCTTACATATCCTTTGGTGTTCCCTATTAAGGACTGGCCCACCAAGCGGGATCCCTCTTTCATTGGCATCTTCTTCAGCAAGTGCCGTGTGGGTCGCATCTATCCCTCGGATATTGACCAGCGCACGCCCGGCGTCTATTTCCG CGTGGAACGTGATCTAATGGGCCGCACAGACCGCTTCGGCGTGGAGGTACGTGAGCGCACCATGTGGGACATCCGACAGGGTGTTGTGGGAGCAGACACATTCGTGCCCAAGCATGTGGTGATCTCCACCTGGAAGAATGTATCCTTTGCCGGCGGCATTGACAACTCTCTTTTTACG ACAAACACCTTCCAAATGGTCTTGGCCACTGATGAGGTCTACACATATATTATCTGGAATTATGGCGTGCTCAACTGGCTTTCCCACACCGAGGCTGGCGGTGATACCACCAAGGGTGAGGGCGGCACACCTGCTTAT GTCGGTTTCAATGCTGGCAATGGCACCCAGGCCTACGAGTACAAGCCCTACAGCCAGAACATGGTAATTCGGGATTTGGCCAACCGAGGCTGGGCCAACGGCTTCCCTGGTCGTCACATATTCCGTGTGGACGAGCAGATTCTCATAGGCTCTTGCAACAAGGATATAG ATGCCGCTTTGCTGCCACTGACCTTTGCCCCCGAGTCGGGTAATATGCTGGGCGGGCAGGTGGTGAACATTACTGGACCTTGCTTTGACCCACTCATCCGTGTGACCTGCCACTTCGACACGGAGTCCGTGCTGGGCACCTACGTGGATCGCAATCGCGTGATTTGTGTCCAGCCCTACCTCAAGGCCGAGGGCTACATTCGCTTCCAGATATCGGTGGGCACCCAGCGTTTCAAGTGGCGTGGAAAGTACTTCGTGGAGACGCCGGCCGCCGCCACCGAGAAGATTTTCTTTGCCACCGATGATGTGCACAAAAAGAACCCCAACGAGATTCGCATCACCTGGAACTCCTTCAATTTGACCTCCAACGCCAATGCCAACGTGATGATCTCCCTGTGGGGCTACCGCGAGACCAAGATCGAGCCCCAGTTGGAGTACATCGATGTGATTGAGGCCAGCTACTCGAATACCGGCAGCTATGTGATCACGCCCTCAAACTACATCAATCGAAACAACAAGAACCGAGACATGCAGTTTGGCTTCCTGCAAATCAATCTCACACAGCCCGAGCAGTACTCCGGTCTAGCCCTCAGTCC CATCCTCTGGTCACGGCCCATTCCCCTCGCCTGGTACATGGCCCCGCAGTGGGAGCGCCAGCACGGTCTGCGCTGGCCCCGAGCTCTCTGCGATAATTGGATACGCAGCGACCGATTCCTCAG GAACTTTGCGGCGGATCTGCCATTGTGCCCCTGCACCCTGGACCAGGCGGTGCTCGACAAGGGACGCTTCCGGCCCGACCGTGAGTGCGACAAGGACTCGAATCCCAGCTGTTTGCGCCACCGAGGAGCCATCCACTGTGTGGTCAGTGGTACACCAGT TGCCCAAGGAGCGGAACAGCAGTGCTGCTATGATCGTTATGGCTTCCTGATGCTGACCTACGATCAGATGTGGGGCTCTCGGCCACGCCGCGTCCACAATCTGGGCAAGATGCCGTGGAACGAGGCCAGCAAAGTACCATCTCTCTCCATGTGGTTCCACGACATGCGTCCCTtctactcctgctgcttctggcaggaggagcaggctgTCGGATGCGAGACCTACCGCTTCGAGCGTCGTCCCTCGCAGGATTGTGTGGCCTATCAGGCCCCTGGCATTGCTGGCGTCTTTGGTGATCCCCACTTCGTGACCTTCGATGGCAGTGCTTACACCTTCAACGGACTGGGCGAGTTTGTGCTGGCACGCAGCACGGACGAGAGCAACCGCTTTGAGGTGCAGGGCCGcttccagcagctgccggACAACTACTACGGCAAGGTTCAGGCCACACAGCTCACAGCAGTGGCCATGAGGGGCAATACCACTACCACGATTGAGGTTCGCTTGCGTCCACTTCATGCTCGCTGGCGTTATCGCCTGGATGTCCTGGCCGATGGTCGCAAGGTGTACTTTGATCGCGAGAGCTTGAAGTTCCAGCACTTTGATGGTGTCTCCGTGTACACGCCAACCTACCTGCTCAATCAGTCCCAGGTGGTCGTGCAGTTCGATGCCGGCATTGGCGTCGAGGTGGTCGAAAACGAGGGCTTCATGACGGGTCGCGTATTCCTTCCTTGGAAGTTTATA aACAAAACTGCTGGATTGTTTGGCAATTGGAGCTTCAATCCAATGGACGATTTCATGCTGCCCAACGGACAGGTGGCCTCACTCAATCTCAACGATTTGCGCAGCATCCACACGAACTTTGGTCTCAAATGGATGCTCACAGATCGAGAGGTGCCTGGTGTGGGTGCCGCTCTATTTACCCGCGAATTCGGACGCATGTCCAGCTACTATGCCAACGCCACCTTCCAGCCCAACTTTGTCGTGGATCCCGCTGACTTCCTGCCCGCCAATCGCACCTATGACCTGGAGCGTGCCGAGGAGCTGTGCGGCGAGTGCTATCAATGCCAGTATGACTATGCCATGACGCTGAATCGAGATTTGGCGCACTTTACGAAGAACTACTACGACAGTATAGTGAATATGCAAGCGGAGAATTCCAA ACCGGTGGTATCCTGTGGTGTGCTGCAGACTCCTCGCTTTGGTCGCAAGCTCAGCTTTGATTTCATGCCTGGTGCCAAGGTTTCGTTTGAGTGTAACGAGGGCTTCATTCTGGTCGGCGATCAGCGTCGCGAGTGCCTGTCCAGCGGCCTGTGGAACGTACCCGAATATGGCTACACCGAGTGTCTAC GTGAGGTGTATTACACGCGTCGCGTCGCTTTCATTGCAATTGGCATTATCTTCCTCGTGATCTGCCCGCTGATGCTGTGCATCGTGTGCGGCGTCTACCGCTACCGCCagaagcagctgaaggaggacCCGCAATGGCAGATGCCGATGCTGCCCAGGTCGCGTGCCAGCTCTGCTCGGAATTTGCGTACGCTGAACTATGACGATGACAGCGATACCGATGCGAGCACGCTCAAGAAAAGTAGGTCCTACGATAAAGTATATCGCACGAACGAACCATTACCGGGCAAACcgcaaattgattttccagCAAAGAAATGGGATCTGGATGAGAACGACGAGGATGTGACCTCATCGGAAG GTGAGAAGCCGAAGCAGACCGGCCGCCGCTCCCTGCGCGCCTCTGGCACCGACCTGGACCAGCACGGCGGCGATGGCTCGCCCGTCGATGGACCCCACGATCacgaggacgatgatgacTTTGACGAGGCCGATGTCCACACGGGCACCATTCACCCTGCCGGCTACCACCAGCCCCTGTCGCCGGAGGAAGCCGACCgcctgcaccagcagcagtacagCCCCACCTTCAGTGGCCTCGATAGCCGCACCAGCGCCGCCAGCTCCATCAACTACACACCGCAGTCGGCGGCCCAGAACCGCTTCGGCGGCGTCCCAGTGCTACCCAGTAACACTCAGTACTACAGCCGGCCACCCTCGGGTGTGCCAgtcactgccagtgccacgccTCTGAGGGCAGCGCCAACTCTTCCGGGCGGGCAGCAGCTGACGCAAGACAGTGGCCTGCCATCCCCGCCATTGGCCACATCGCCCACGCCATCGGTGCAGAAGTCCACGGAGGTCTAA